GGCCGGCGTCACGCTGGATGAGTTGAAGGCGCGACTGCCCGCCGACTACTCCCGCCATCTGAGAACCATCCGGCGCGATCTGGAGGCATTGGAGGCCTCGGGGTTTCCCCTCGTCAATGAGCGAGTCGACGGCCAGGTCCGATGGCGGCTTATGGACGGGGCCCGGCATGCACCGGCCTTGTCGTTTTCGCCGACCGAGCTGATGGCGCTGGTCATGAGCCGGGCGCTGCTCAAGCCCTTGGCCGGCACCCATATTCAAACGGCCTTGGATTCAGCCATGGCCAAAGCGTCGAGCCTGCTGCCCCCCGCGTCACTCGACTATGCGCAACAGCTTCAGAACCTGTTTGCCGTGGGATTGGGCCCCCACAAAACCTACAAGTCCCATCGCGACACTATCGACCGGCTGACCCAGGCCATCGACCGGCAGCGTACAGTCCAAGTGCGCTACTTTTCCGCGTCGCGCGGCAGGATGACCCGGCGCGAGATCGATCCCTATCGCCTCTGGTATGCCTCTGGGGGACTCTATTTAATTGGCTATTGCCATCTTCGCAAAGAACCACGCCTGTTCGCCGTCGAGCGCATCCGCTCCGTGACACTGACCGACCATCCCTATCAAATGCCGCTCGGTTTCGACTTGGAGGCGTTTGTGCAGGATTCACTCACGGTCATGCGGGGGCCTCGCATTGAAGTCGAGCTGGTGTTTGACAAAGCGACAGCAGCCTGGGCGAAGGATCGGATCTGGCATCCAAGCCAAAAATTC
This sequence is a window from Candidatus Nitrospira inopinata. Protein-coding genes within it:
- a CDS encoding helix-turn-helix transcriptional regulator, which produces MPRNDQITRQWHLLRLLESSAGVTLDELKARLPADYSRHLRTIRRDLEALEASGFPLVNERVDGQVRWRLMDGARHAPALSFSPTELMALVMSRALLKPLAGTHIQTALDSAMAKASSLLPPASLDYAQQLQNLFAVGLGPHKTYKSHRDTIDRLTQAIDRQRTVQVRYFSASRGRMTRREIDPYRLWYASGGLYLIGYCHLRKEPRLFAVERIRSVTLTDHPYQMPLGFDLEAFVQDSLTVMRGPRIEVELVFDKATAAWAKDRIWHPSQKFTPLSKGRLRMELQVADTRELIGWILSFGSGVRVIRPDQLKAAVLAEAKKILAGE